A single window of Intrasporangium calvum DSM 43043 DNA harbors:
- the plsY gene encoding glycerol-3-phosphate 1-O-acyltransferase PlsY encodes MNGATPAVLGGAVVVAFLIGSVNPATIAARLLGKDLTASGSGNPGATNAGRVLGRRWGVLVGVLDVLKGLAPTFFAGQWFGAHAAYAVGLAAILGHIFSPFLHGRGGKGVATTLGAILGVHPWVAIVVLGVFAVAVVLTRWVAAGSIFAALGLLVTAGVVLAGRAPGDLWTGLWLIAIALVVLWRHDKNVIGWWRQRHLH; translated from the coding sequence GTGAACGGGGCCACCCCCGCGGTCCTCGGGGGAGCGGTGGTGGTGGCCTTCCTCATCGGTTCGGTGAACCCGGCCACGATCGCGGCCCGTCTCCTCGGCAAGGACCTGACGGCCTCCGGCTCCGGCAACCCGGGAGCGACCAACGCCGGTCGGGTCCTCGGCCGCCGGTGGGGAGTGCTCGTCGGGGTGCTGGATGTGCTCAAGGGTCTGGCCCCGACGTTCTTCGCTGGTCAGTGGTTCGGGGCGCACGCGGCCTACGCCGTGGGTCTCGCCGCGATCCTCGGGCACATCTTCTCGCCGTTCCTGCACGGTCGTGGCGGCAAGGGGGTGGCCACGACCCTCGGTGCCATCCTCGGTGTGCACCCGTGGGTCGCGATCGTCGTGCTCGGGGTGTTCGCGGTCGCGGTCGTGCTGACGCGCTGGGTGGCGGCCGGCTCGATCTTCGCAGCGCTCGGACTGCTCGTGACGGCTGGGGTCGTCCTCGCGGGACGGGCGCCGGGTGACCTGTGGACCGGCCTGTGGCTCATCGCGATCGCGCTCGTCGTGCTGTGGCGGCACGACAAGAACGTCATCGGCTGGTGGCGGCAGCGCCACCTCCACTGA
- the purU gene encoding formyltetrahydrofolate deformylase, with translation MARHIMTLTCDDRPGIVAAVSTALLDVNANIVENQQFSDEDTNLFFMRTVFDAAQDEVQTVLDAIDRSAAVEHQHLAVRPADERCRTLILVSRFDHCLLDLLYRWKSGDLPIDIVGVVSNHEDTRGLVEYYGVPFTHLPVTKETKAAAEAELLRLVAAQDVGLVVLARYMQILSDDLCQQLAGRAINIHHSFLPGFKGAKPYHQAHERGVKLIGASAHYVTGDLDEGPIIEQDVVRVTHAETPERLVAIGRDVERRVLSRAVRDHAESRVFLSGRRTIVF, from the coding sequence ATGGCCCGGCACATCATGACCCTCACCTGCGACGACCGTCCCGGCATCGTCGCCGCGGTCTCGACAGCGCTCCTCGACGTCAACGCCAACATCGTCGAGAACCAGCAGTTCTCCGACGAGGACACCAACCTCTTCTTCATGCGGACCGTCTTCGACGCGGCCCAGGACGAGGTTCAGACCGTCCTCGACGCCATCGACCGGAGTGCCGCCGTCGAGCACCAGCACCTCGCCGTGCGTCCCGCCGACGAGCGCTGCCGGACCCTGATCCTCGTGAGCAGGTTCGACCACTGCCTCCTCGACCTGCTCTACCGGTGGAAGTCGGGTGACCTCCCCATCGACATCGTCGGTGTCGTCTCGAACCACGAGGACACGCGCGGGCTCGTCGAGTACTACGGCGTGCCCTTCACGCACCTTCCGGTGACGAAGGAGACCAAGGCCGCCGCCGAGGCCGAGCTGCTCCGACTCGTCGCGGCGCAGGACGTCGGCCTCGTCGTCCTGGCGCGGTACATGCAGATCCTCTCCGACGACCTGTGCCAGCAGCTGGCCGGGCGCGCGATCAACATCCACCACTCGTTCCTGCCCGGCTTCAAGGGAGCCAAGCCCTACCACCAGGCCCACGAGCGGGGAGTGAAGCTGATCGGCGCCTCCGCCCACTACGTCACCGGCGACCTCGACGAGGGGCCGATCATCGAGCAGGACGTCGTTCGGGTGACCCACGCAGAGACACCGGAACGTCTGGTCGCCATCGGGCGAGACGTCGAACGCCGGGTGCTCTCGCGCGCGGTGCGCGACCACGCCGAGAGCCGGGTCTTCCTCTCCGGGCGGCGCACCATCGTCTTCTGA
- a CDS encoding helix-hairpin-helix domain-containing protein has protein sequence MPLSRVPRAPDLERVVQILGGRVVGERTGGAEASGGWVPTPPGGGQPAVARTDPDVGGSDPAGDPFDLVDLAAGHPGEPGRPAARLQEQLRRARRPSLVTVPASIRAGRVSVTSSAVVAVLALVVALGCAFAVRVLWAERAAQGRPLAQAHESDAGAGSTGGQDAAPMAVTRSLQVGGSSPPTGLFPGGAAGGAAGDTAGAAAPAEVVVHVVGQVRKPGLVRLRAGSRVADALEAAGGVTQRADVAALNLARPVSDGEQVFVPRPGESVTPGPSGSGSGGSGGVAGGGGSAGASGSGPVNLNTADLAGLETLPGVGPVLAQRIVDWRTEHGRFSSVEELGEVSGIGDKMLTQLRPKVTV, from the coding sequence ATGCCGCTGAGCCGAGTCCCGAGGGCCCCTGATCTCGAGCGCGTGGTGCAGATCCTGGGTGGACGGGTCGTGGGGGAGCGCACGGGCGGCGCCGAGGCATCCGGTGGCTGGGTGCCGACCCCTCCCGGAGGCGGGCAACCGGCCGTGGCCCGGACGGATCCCGACGTCGGTGGCTCGGATCCCGCAGGCGACCCGTTCGACCTCGTCGACCTGGCGGCGGGCCACCCAGGGGAGCCTGGCCGGCCCGCGGCCCGGCTGCAGGAACAGTTGCGACGAGCGAGGCGTCCTTCCCTCGTGACCGTGCCGGCCTCGATCCGGGCGGGCCGGGTGTCCGTGACGAGCAGTGCGGTCGTCGCCGTGCTGGCGCTCGTCGTCGCGCTCGGGTGCGCCTTCGCGGTGCGGGTCCTCTGGGCCGAGCGGGCGGCCCAGGGCCGGCCGCTGGCCCAGGCGCACGAGTCGGACGCGGGGGCCGGGTCGACCGGCGGTCAGGACGCCGCGCCGATGGCCGTGACCCGCTCGCTCCAGGTCGGTGGCAGCTCCCCACCGACGGGCCTGTTCCCTGGTGGGGCTGCGGGGGGCGCCGCGGGGGATACTGCGGGAGCCGCGGCACCAGCCGAGGTGGTGGTCCACGTCGTCGGACAGGTCAGGAAGCCAGGGCTGGTCCGGCTGCGCGCCGGCTCCCGGGTCGCCGACGCCCTCGAAGCGGCCGGCGGAGTGACACAGCGGGCGGACGTGGCGGCGCTCAACCTCGCCCGTCCGGTCAGCGACGGGGAGCAGGTCTTCGTTCCCAGACCAGGGGAGTCAGTGACCCCGGGGCCCTCGGGTTCGGGGTCCGGCGGGTCCGGAGGAGTCGCGGGTGGCGGCGGCTCGGCTGGTGCATCGGGGTCCGGCCCGGTCAACCTCAACACCGCCGACCTGGCCGGCCTGGAGACCTTGCCGGGCGTGGGGCCGGTGCTCGCGCAGCGGATCGTCGACTGGCGCACCGAGCACGGCCGGTTCAGCTCGGTCGAGGAGCTCGGGGAGGTGAGCGGGATCGGGGACAAGATGCTGACCCAGCTCCGGCCCAAGGTCACGGTGTGA
- a CDS encoding ComEC/Rec2 family competence protein, with protein MSRTVARPHRRTRADEVVRVPRRLDARLLVPVLISWPVVAFVALLVPTAWVWSAALLAGIGSAGVVRTRPPSSAVRLTALTFAVLALLLLATAGHRTVRDVGPLEHLAGAQAVVTVRGSVAAEPRVVGGVLADGDFAVTGGAEEAGREPMVLVRVDVREVEGRGRATAVSAPILVMGDESWAGVRWHEDVQAVVRLAPAEAGDAVVALARPKSPPTLAGHPGAVFRAADSVRSDFRAATAGLSNDARGLVPALVIGDTSRTPEDLTAAMLDTGMSHLSAVSGSNVTLVLAVGLGLCRLVGVPRRGRPWVALGVLAAFVVLARPEPSVIRAAVMGAVGLLALSTSRRQAGVPALSGAVAVLLVWDPWLARSYGFALSSMATLGLLLFAQPWGKAIARALPTRLGWFGPVLAVPLAAQAVCGPIVVPLQGTVSLVAVPANLLAAPLVGPTTILGVAVAVLSVIWVEGASWVAWLAGAPAQGIAWVARSCAEMPLGNLEWGDSAAAALGLAGVTVAVVVLTPWAWRRARLRPLLGLAAVLVAVAAAAPTNIVTWPPPGWVFVACDVGQGDGLVINSDSTEGTGHAVVVDAGEDPDLIDGCLDRLGVDVVDLVVLSHFHADHVAGLAGVVAGRNVAEIRVSPVAEPGTMARGVRELAATEGIPVGELRAGDTVRVGPVTAEVWWPAHLISDGSVPNNGSVVMTVRVRGVDLLLSGDMEREAAAQVLRAARRDPQRWGEVDVLKVAHHGSSNRDDQLLEMVEGRLAVISVGEDNDYGHPAPALLSALASRGFAVYRTDLSGDVAVTVDADGEIAVRTRE; from the coding sequence GTGAGCCGAACGGTGGCGCGTCCCCACCGGCGGACGCGGGCGGACGAGGTCGTCCGCGTGCCGCGGCGGCTCGACGCCCGGCTGCTCGTCCCGGTCCTCATCAGCTGGCCGGTCGTCGCGTTCGTCGCGCTCCTCGTCCCGACCGCCTGGGTGTGGTCCGCGGCGCTCCTGGCCGGCATCGGCTCGGCCGGCGTGGTCCGGACGCGGCCCCCGTCGTCAGCCGTGCGCCTCACCGCGTTGACGTTTGCGGTGCTCGCCCTGCTGCTGCTGGCCACGGCCGGCCACCGGACGGTCCGCGACGTCGGGCCCTTGGAGCACCTGGCAGGGGCGCAGGCCGTGGTGACGGTCCGCGGCAGTGTGGCCGCGGAGCCGCGGGTCGTCGGAGGCGTGCTGGCCGACGGAGACTTCGCGGTCACCGGCGGCGCCGAGGAGGCGGGGCGCGAGCCGATGGTCCTGGTGCGCGTCGACGTCCGAGAGGTCGAGGGCCGAGGCCGCGCCACCGCGGTCAGCGCGCCGATCCTCGTCATGGGGGACGAGTCCTGGGCTGGTGTCCGGTGGCACGAGGACGTCCAGGCGGTGGTGCGGCTGGCGCCGGCGGAAGCGGGGGACGCGGTGGTGGCCCTGGCCCGACCGAAGAGCCCCCCGACCCTCGCCGGGCACCCGGGTGCGGTCTTTCGGGCCGCCGACTCCGTGCGGTCGGACTTCCGCGCGGCGACGGCAGGACTGAGCAACGATGCCCGAGGTCTCGTCCCAGCCCTGGTGATCGGGGACACGAGCCGGACTCCCGAGGACCTCACCGCGGCCATGCTCGACACGGGTATGAGTCATCTCAGCGCCGTGTCCGGCAGCAACGTCACGTTGGTGCTCGCGGTGGGGCTCGGCCTGTGCCGGTTGGTCGGGGTCCCCCGACGGGGCCGGCCCTGGGTCGCCCTCGGCGTGCTCGCGGCCTTCGTGGTGCTCGCCCGGCCCGAGCCCAGCGTCATCCGCGCCGCGGTCATGGGGGCCGTGGGCCTGCTGGCCCTGTCGACGTCGCGTCGTCAGGCGGGAGTACCCGCCCTCTCAGGGGCGGTCGCCGTCCTCCTCGTCTGGGACCCGTGGCTGGCCAGGTCCTACGGCTTCGCGTTGTCGAGCATGGCCACGCTGGGCCTGCTGCTCTTCGCCCAGCCCTGGGGAAAGGCGATCGCCCGCGCCCTGCCGACCCGGCTGGGGTGGTTCGGGCCCGTTCTCGCGGTTCCCCTCGCGGCCCAGGCCGTCTGTGGCCCGATCGTCGTGCCGCTCCAGGGCACGGTCTCACTCGTGGCCGTGCCGGCCAACCTCCTGGCGGCACCGCTCGTCGGGCCCACGACCATCCTCGGCGTGGCCGTCGCCGTGCTCTCGGTGATCTGGGTGGAGGGTGCGTCGTGGGTGGCGTGGCTCGCGGGCGCTCCGGCTCAGGGCATCGCGTGGGTCGCGCGGAGCTGTGCCGAGATGCCCCTCGGGAACCTCGAGTGGGGTGACTCGGCGGCGGCTGCACTGGGCCTCGCCGGGGTCACTGTCGCGGTGGTCGTCCTGACACCGTGGGCATGGCGTCGGGCCCGGCTCCGTCCGCTGCTCGGCCTGGCCGCGGTCCTCGTCGCCGTGGCGGCAGCGGCCCCGACGAACATCGTCACGTGGCCCCCTCCGGGCTGGGTCTTCGTGGCCTGCGACGTCGGCCAGGGCGACGGGCTGGTCATCAACAGCGACTCGACGGAGGGCACGGGGCACGCAGTGGTCGTCGACGCCGGCGAGGACCCGGACCTCATCGACGGTTGCCTGGACCGGCTCGGGGTCGACGTCGTGGACCTGGTCGTCCTCAGCCACTTCCACGCCGACCACGTCGCGGGCCTGGCGGGTGTCGTCGCCGGCCGGAACGTGGCGGAGATCCGGGTCTCGCCCGTCGCGGAGCCAGGGACGATGGCCCGCGGCGTGCGTGAGCTCGCTGCCACGGAAGGGATTCCCGTCGGCGAGCTCCGGGCGGGAGACACGGTTCGTGTCGGACCCGTCACTGCGGAGGTCTGGTGGCCGGCGCACCTCATCAGTGACGGCTCGGTGCCGAACAACGGGTCGGTCGTCATGACGGTGCGGGTGAGGGGAGTGGACCTGCTGCTCTCAGGGGACATGGAGCGCGAGGCTGCGGCCCAGGTCCTCCGGGCCGCCCGCCGGGACCCGCAGCGCTGGGGCGAGGTCGACGTGCTCAAGGTCGCCCACCACGGGTCGAGCAACCGCGATGACCAGCTGCTCGAGATGGTTGAGGGGCGGTTGGCCGTCATCAGCGTCGGGGAGGACAATGACTACGGGCACCCGGCACCTGCGTTGCTGAGCGCCTTGGCGAGTCGAGGGTTCGCGGTCTACCGGACCGACCTGTCCGGAGACGTCGCGGTGACCGTGGACGCGGACGGCGAGATCGCGGTGCGGACGCGTGAGTAG
- a CDS encoding gamma-glutamyltransferase, whose protein sequence is MTKVAVAAPSSAALEAGLAVVAEGGNAVDAAVAASIAAMCTEPGIVSIMGGAYVNIWPGGGPPVVIDGNVEMPGRGLDPSRFGQGIRFVETQYGGGITLGAGYGSVANAGAVHALSRAIELHGKVPWSRVVEPTERVCRDGFAVGAASALYLGIVRESLFGDDAEAHAIVTGPEGHTLRAGDVVQNSDLADILELLAVQGPALFTTGVVGRVLIEEMAAHDGLLTRDDLLAYEAVVRRPTLRQLGDWTVALNPPPSVGGPMLAVMLGELAGREPGWSWTDVIDIQTRVLSYRLSVHDRSPDLLADGDALLQLVERHGLAGLPTSASTAHVSAADSDGTACAITMSSGYGAGIAIPGTGILLNNALGEPELNRLGLHALAPGTRLASNMAPTTARSSSGGCLAVGSPGADRITTALLQVLGPALLRGTDIEDAIEAPRLHVRFREDGTPAVEHERDPAIAAAVETRGLPRYEYPSRHMYFGGVGAARLDGAELFAAADSRREGAVGVASSDGA, encoded by the coding sequence ATGACGAAGGTCGCGGTTGCAGCGCCGAGCTCCGCAGCACTGGAAGCCGGGCTCGCGGTGGTCGCCGAGGGCGGCAACGCGGTGGACGCCGCAGTGGCGGCCTCCATCGCGGCCATGTGCACCGAGCCGGGCATCGTCAGCATCATGGGTGGTGCCTACGTCAACATCTGGCCGGGCGGCGGCCCACCCGTCGTCATCGACGGCAACGTGGAGATGCCCGGGCGCGGCCTGGACCCGAGTCGGTTCGGCCAGGGCATCCGGTTCGTCGAGACCCAGTACGGTGGCGGCATCACGCTGGGCGCAGGGTACGGCTCGGTGGCGAACGCCGGAGCGGTCCACGCCCTTTCCCGGGCGATCGAGCTGCACGGCAAGGTGCCCTGGTCCCGCGTGGTGGAGCCGACGGAACGGGTGTGCCGCGACGGTTTCGCGGTCGGCGCGGCCTCAGCTCTCTATCTCGGAATCGTCCGCGAGAGCCTCTTCGGTGACGACGCCGAGGCCCACGCCATCGTCACCGGCCCGGAGGGGCACACCCTGCGCGCCGGCGATGTCGTCCAGAACAGCGATCTCGCCGACATCCTCGAGCTGCTGGCCGTCCAGGGGCCGGCGCTCTTCACCACCGGGGTCGTGGGCCGGGTTCTCATCGAGGAGATGGCTGCGCACGACGGTCTCCTCACCCGCGATGACCTGCTCGCCTACGAGGCGGTGGTGCGCCGCCCGACGCTGCGCCAGCTGGGCGACTGGACCGTGGCCCTCAACCCACCACCGTCGGTCGGCGGCCCGATGCTCGCCGTCATGCTCGGCGAGCTGGCGGGCCGTGAACCGGGCTGGTCCTGGACCGATGTCATCGACATCCAGACCCGCGTCCTGTCCTACCGCCTCTCGGTGCACGACCGCTCCCCCGACCTCCTCGCCGACGGGGACGCCCTGCTCCAGCTCGTCGAACGGCACGGCCTCGCGGGGTTACCCACATCTGCCTCGACCGCCCACGTCTCGGCCGCGGACTCGGACGGCACGGCGTGCGCGATCACCATGTCGTCCGGCTACGGTGCCGGCATCGCGATCCCCGGCACCGGGATCCTGCTCAACAACGCCCTCGGCGAGCCGGAGCTCAACCGGCTCGGGCTGCACGCCCTGGCCCCGGGGACCCGGCTCGCGTCCAACATGGCGCCGACCACGGCGAGGAGCTCCTCCGGAGGCTGCCTCGCCGTCGGCTCGCCGGGGGCGGACCGGATCACGACCGCCCTGCTGCAGGTGCTCGGCCCCGCGCTGCTCCGCGGCACGGACATCGAGGACGCCATCGAGGCGCCCCGTCTGCACGTCCGGTTTCGCGAGGACGGGACACCCGCGGTCGAGCACGAGCGGGACCCTGCCATCGCAGCGGCCGTGGAGACCCGGGGGCTGCCCAGATACGAGTATCCGTCGAGGCACATGTACTTCGGCGGGGTGGGGGCCGCCCGGCTGGACGGTGCCGAGCTCTTCGCCGCAGCCGACTCACGCCGTGAGGGCGCGGTCGGGGTGGCCTCCTCGGATGGCGCGTAG
- a CDS encoding peroxidase-related enzyme (This protein belongs to a clade of uncharacterized proteins related to peroxidases such as the alkylhydroperoxidase AhpD.), giving the protein MADDAHISFLPVPAPEDVPEGVTRLWAKSEEAFGFVPNVFRAQAVNGDQFLAWWNYFNLLVNKEGHLSNADRELLALVVSNVNRCTYCVISHGAALRTYTEDERTADLVAVNWRQAGLPDRESAMAAYAEKLTLHPADVVEADLEPLREVGLDDHQIMELVQVVGMFNLTNRVSSALGFVPNAEYHSQSRS; this is encoded by the coding sequence ATGGCCGATGACGCACACATCTCGTTCCTGCCCGTGCCCGCTCCGGAGGACGTCCCGGAGGGCGTCACGAGGCTGTGGGCCAAGTCCGAGGAGGCGTTCGGCTTCGTACCCAACGTCTTCCGCGCGCAGGCGGTCAACGGGGACCAGTTCCTCGCCTGGTGGAACTACTTCAACCTCCTCGTCAACAAGGAGGGCCACCTGAGCAACGCCGACCGTGAACTGCTCGCCCTCGTCGTCTCCAACGTCAACCGCTGCACCTACTGCGTCATCTCGCACGGCGCTGCGCTGCGGACCTACACCGAGGACGAGCGGACCGCCGACCTCGTCGCGGTCAACTGGCGTCAGGCCGGCCTCCCGGACCGCGAGTCCGCGATGGCGGCCTACGCCGAGAAGCTCACGCTGCACCCTGCGGACGTCGTCGAGGCGGACCTCGAGCCGCTGCGGGAGGTGGGTCTCGACGACCACCAGATCATGGAGCTCGTCCAGGTCGTGGGGATGTTCAACCTGACCAATCGGGTCTCCTCGGCGCTCGGGTTCGTGCCCAACGCCGAGTACCACTCACAGAGCCGCTCGTAG
- a CDS encoding LysR family transcriptional regulator produces MIDAAGLRVMKAIADEGSFTGAAHSLGFSQPAISQMVRRLEQRTGTVLVERYGRQVRLTEAGQVLARHAVGVLAALDAAEEEITAIAGLRAGRVRLQAFPSSSATLVPKALAILKRHHPDIVVTLTEAEPPESLAALRNGDCDVAVAFAYEGADLGVLEEDLSLLQTHHLLDDEVRVVVPKSHQLADRQSVRLSDFADEEWIAGCPRCRGHLVSLADHEGFRPNVAFEIEDYVAQIGLVTAGLGVALVPDLILNAAKHEDVATLSLSPVSRRQILAVTTSDLQRVPAVAAALRALGEAAGARVDVPEPALSPA; encoded by the coding sequence ATGATCGACGCAGCGGGCCTTCGGGTCATGAAGGCCATCGCCGACGAGGGCAGCTTCACCGGCGCCGCCCACTCACTCGGCTTCTCCCAGCCCGCCATCTCCCAGATGGTGCGCCGCCTCGAGCAGCGCACGGGGACGGTGCTCGTCGAGCGCTACGGCCGGCAGGTGCGTCTCACTGAGGCCGGCCAGGTGCTGGCCCGCCATGCGGTCGGCGTCCTCGCCGCACTCGACGCAGCTGAGGAGGAGATCACGGCGATCGCGGGACTCCGCGCGGGCCGGGTCCGGCTCCAGGCCTTCCCCAGCTCCTCGGCGACCCTCGTGCCGAAGGCTCTCGCGATCCTCAAGCGTCACCACCCCGACATCGTCGTCACCCTGACCGAGGCCGAGCCGCCGGAGTCCCTCGCCGCCCTGCGCAACGGCGACTGCGATGTCGCAGTGGCCTTCGCCTATGAGGGCGCCGACCTCGGCGTCCTCGAGGAGGACCTCTCCCTCCTCCAGACCCACCACCTCCTCGACGACGAGGTCCGGGTCGTCGTCCCCAAGAGCCATCAGTTGGCCGACCGGCAGAGCGTCAGGCTGTCCGACTTCGCCGACGAGGAGTGGATCGCCGGCTGCCCCCGCTGCCGTGGCCACCTCGTGTCCCTGGCCGACCATGAGGGTTTCCGGCCCAACGTCGCCTTCGAGATCGAGGACTACGTCGCCCAGATCGGTCTGGTCACGGCCGGCCTCGGCGTCGCCTTGGTGCCTGACCTGATCCTCAACGCAGCCAAGCACGAGGACGTCGCCACCCTCTCCCTCTCTCCGGTCTCACGCCGCCAGATCCTCGCCGTGACGACGTCCGACCTCCAGCGGGTCCCCGCCGTCGCGGCCGCGCTCCGAGCGTTGGGTGAGGCTGCCGGCGCCCGGGTCGACGTACCCGAGCCGGCACTCTCCCCCGCCTGA
- a CDS encoding Sir2 family NAD-dependent protein deacetylase: MQVKLATTRVLPLVTEDLGTMDDLVDLVSGGGVLVLSGAGMSTDSGIPDYRGPDGTRRVEPMTLGEFAGSSEARRRYWARSYIGWQRFNQARPNSGHERVTALQRDGYVGPIITQNVDGLHQQSGARDVVELHGSLDRAVCLTCGEVTSRESLHERMTEANPGFRERFAAESEAVGSQWGEQVRPDGDIVVADSLVESFYPPLCLVCGRDTVKPDVVFFGESVPKSLVERCFGLVDAAGAVLVLGSSLSVMSGYRFVRHAARIGVPVAIVTRSATRGDGDATIRLHAPLASTLDALGVALRH; the protein is encoded by the coding sequence ATGCAGGTGAAGCTTGCGACGACCCGGGTCCTGCCGCTCGTCACGGAGGACCTCGGGACGATGGATGACCTCGTCGACCTCGTCAGTGGTGGCGGGGTCCTCGTCCTCAGCGGGGCCGGGATGTCCACGGACTCGGGCATCCCCGACTACCGCGGGCCCGACGGGACCCGGCGCGTCGAGCCGATGACTCTGGGGGAGTTCGCCGGGTCGAGCGAGGCGCGCCGCAGGTACTGGGCGCGAAGCTACATCGGCTGGCAGCGGTTCAACCAGGCTCGGCCCAACTCCGGTCACGAGCGGGTCACCGCGCTGCAGCGGGATGGATATGTCGGGCCGATCATCACGCAGAACGTCGACGGGCTCCACCAGCAGTCGGGTGCTCGAGACGTCGTCGAGCTGCACGGCTCTCTCGACCGGGCCGTGTGTCTGACCTGCGGGGAGGTGACGTCCCGGGAGTCGCTGCACGAGCGCATGACGGAGGCGAACCCCGGCTTCCGGGAGCGGTTCGCTGCGGAGTCGGAGGCGGTCGGCTCCCAGTGGGGGGAGCAGGTGCGTCCCGACGGGGACATCGTCGTCGCGGACTCCCTCGTGGAGTCGTTCTATCCGCCCCTGTGCCTCGTCTGCGGCCGGGACACGGTCAAGCCGGATGTGGTCTTCTTCGGCGAGTCCGTCCCGAAGTCGTTGGTGGAGCGATGCTTCGGGCTCGTCGACGCCGCCGGTGCAGTGCTGGTGCTCGGGTCGTCGCTGTCCGTGATGAGCGGCTACCGGTTCGTGCGGCATGCGGCGCGGATCGGCGTTCCGGTGGCCATCGTCACTCGCTCGGCGACCCGCGGCGACGGGGACGCAACGATCCGGTTGCACGCCCCGCTCGCTTCGACGCTGGACGCGTTGGGTGTGGCGCTGAGGCACTGA
- a CDS encoding DUF6318 family protein gives MSRRTFLPYVAGLALAVTLTGCAAESAAPEPMTPVRTTPVPTVSAPSSSVATSAPAAPDFPEGLPAAAKKHTKDGAKAFVQHYMDRLNVAWTTPDPDAIRQLCDVSVSKSCAANLQDAEDYKRKGWKYSGKAARTLRVDTLGLESGGTHRVLWTGIQLRNDIIDAKGTVRESYPREDLRLVFDLRWTASGWLILDERLGS, from the coding sequence GTGTCGAGACGAACCTTCCTGCCGTATGTCGCTGGGCTCGCCCTCGCGGTCACGCTCACCGGGTGCGCGGCTGAGTCCGCTGCACCGGAGCCGATGACTCCGGTGCGGACGACTCCGGTGCCGACGGTGTCCGCGCCGAGCAGCTCGGTCGCCACGTCGGCGCCGGCGGCGCCGGACTTCCCGGAGGGGCTGCCAGCAGCCGCCAAGAAGCACACCAAGGACGGCGCAAAGGCCTTCGTCCAGCACTACATGGATCGTCTAAATGTCGCTTGGACCACCCCCGATCCGGACGCGATAAGGCAGCTGTGTGACGTGTCCGTCTCGAAGTCCTGCGCTGCCAACCTGCAGGACGCCGAAGACTACAAACGGAAAGGTTGGAAGTACTCGGGCAAGGCTGCACGCACCCTGAGGGTTGACACCCTGGGCCTTGAGTCCGGCGGAACGCACCGCGTCCTTTGGACCGGCATCCAACTCAGGAACGACATCATTGACGCGAAGGGGACGGTAAGGGAGTCATATCCGCGCGAAGATCTTCGCCTGGTGTTCGATCTCCGTTGGACGGCCTCGGGTTGGCTGATCCTGGATGAGCGGCTTGGGTCATGA